Proteins from a genomic interval of Pelagibaculum spongiae:
- a CDS encoding BMC domain-containing protein produces MSITNALGMIETKGLVGAVEAADAMVKAANVTLVGKEMVGGGLVTVMVRGDVGAVKAATDAGAAAAERVGELISVHVIPRPHNEVEIILPQTQVK; encoded by the coding sequence ATGTCAATTACTAACGCACTGGGAATGATCGAAACCAAAGGTCTGGTTGGCGCTGTAGAAGCTGCTGACGCAATGGTTAAAGCAGCTAACGTAACTCTGGTTGGTAAAGAGATGGTTGGCGGTGGTCTGGTAACTGTAATGGTTCGCGGTGATGTTGGCGCGGTTAAAGCAGCAACTGACGCAGGCGCAGCAGCAGCTGAGCGTGTTGGAGAGCTGATCTCTGTACACGTTATCCCACGTCCACATAACGAAGTAGAAATTATCCTGCCTCAAACTCAGGTTAAGTAA
- a CDS encoding acetaldehyde dehydrogenase (acetylating), with the protein MEGLDRDLLSVQEVRNLIRRATKAQQVFADFDQQKVDSICRELALAGERDAVRLAEMAVAETGFGKVEDKTTKNLLASRILLESIKDMRTIGIIEEVPEKKLIKVGVPFGVVAALIPSTNPTSTTIYKAIISLKAGNAVIMSPHPGALKSISETVRILKEVLHRCGVSEDMIGLMLTPTQEGTKELMSNSGTGIILATGGSAMVHAAYSSGNPALGVGPGNVPAFIERSADIEKAARHIVLSKTFDYGTVCASEQHVVTESCIAEKVKQALVNEDCYFLNHWEIAAMEKLLTNARGGLNAKVVGKSAMVLAEMAGITVPEGTRVLVAEQPVENVGKKYPFSWEKLCPTLGFYVVEDSHQACNHCIELLTYMGAGHTLALHTKDDALVREFALKKPVSRLVVNTPSTHGGVGATTGISPAFTLGCGSVGGSATSDNVTPLNLLNIRYVAYGICEPEELAAAPVCSSTAESCNQAAEVDVDQLTKLIMQRLQNI; encoded by the coding sequence ATGGAAGGACTGGACAGAGATTTACTGTCGGTTCAGGAAGTCCGCAACTTGATTCGCCGGGCGACTAAAGCCCAGCAAGTTTTTGCAGATTTCGACCAACAAAAGGTTGATAGCATTTGTCGTGAACTGGCTTTAGCTGGTGAGCGTGATGCGGTACGTCTGGCAGAAATGGCAGTTGCAGAAACTGGATTCGGTAAGGTGGAAGATAAAACCACCAAAAACTTGTTGGCATCCCGCATTTTGCTGGAATCCATCAAGGATATGCGGACCATTGGAATTATCGAAGAAGTTCCAGAAAAGAAGCTGATTAAAGTGGGTGTTCCTTTTGGCGTTGTAGCGGCATTAATTCCGTCGACTAACCCAACCTCAACCACCATTTATAAAGCTATTATCAGCTTGAAAGCTGGTAACGCGGTCATCATGAGCCCGCATCCTGGTGCATTAAAATCTATTAGTGAAACGGTTCGTATTTTAAAAGAAGTACTGCATCGCTGCGGTGTTTCTGAAGATATGATCGGCTTGATGCTAACGCCTACGCAAGAAGGCACCAAAGAATTAATGAGCAATTCAGGTACCGGAATTATTCTGGCAACTGGTGGTTCTGCAATGGTTCACGCAGCCTATAGCTCAGGTAATCCTGCGCTGGGTGTTGGGCCGGGTAATGTTCCTGCATTTATTGAACGGTCTGCTGATATCGAAAAAGCAGCACGTCATATTGTGCTTTCCAAGACTTTTGATTACGGCACGGTTTGCGCATCTGAGCAGCATGTTGTTACTGAATCTTGCATTGCAGAAAAAGTGAAGCAGGCATTAGTAAATGAAGATTGTTATTTCCTGAATCATTGGGAAATTGCAGCAATGGAAAAATTACTGACCAATGCTCGCGGCGGATTAAATGCCAAGGTGGTTGGTAAAAGTGCAATGGTTCTGGCTGAAATGGCTGGCATTACCGTTCCTGAAGGTACTCGAGTATTAGTTGCCGAGCAGCCGGTGGAAAATGTGGGTAAAAAATATCCATTTAGCTGGGAAAAATTATGCCCAACTTTAGGTTTCTATGTCGTTGAAGATAGCCACCAAGCTTGTAATCACTGCATCGAATTATTGACCTATATGGGTGCAGGCCACACTTTAGCCCTTCATACTAAAGATGACGCCTTAGTCCGCGAATTCGCGTTGAAGAAACCAGTGTCCCGTTTAGTTGTAAATACGCCATCTACCCATGGTGGTGTTGGCGCAACGACCGGAATTTCACCAGCATTCACACTTGGTTGTGGCAGTGTTGGTGGTTCCGCGACCTCGGACAATGTAACTCCGCTTAATTTGTTGAATATTCGGTATGTCGCTTATGGCATTTGTGAGCCAGAAGAATTGGCTGCAGCGCCAGTATGCTCAAGCACTGCTGAATCTTGTAATCAGGCAGCTGAAGTCGATGTCGACCAGTTGACCAAATTGATTATGCAACGTTTACAAAATATCTAA
- a CDS encoding BMC domain-containing protein: MSQAAGLIETLGYPPAIEAADAAVKSAWVTVESIELAKAGLVTVIVRGDVAAVQAAVAAGSEAAARVGTVVSTHVIPRPSEELCGILWTPGSIANQSASSVSSNVLTQETDLQDAEVQRTKAKQVVIVNTPDIETAQVVEKQSEQVKPEPVENSNVISETTVMDAEQEQPVTDETLRLQKTIKLRQLARNFEDFSMSRNEIKFAKKNQLIEAILAHLSNGNSK; the protein is encoded by the coding sequence ATGAGTCAAGCAGCAGGTTTAATTGAAACCTTGGGATATCCCCCGGCCATTGAAGCGGCAGACGCAGCTGTTAAATCAGCTTGGGTCACCGTGGAAAGTATTGAGCTGGCAAAAGCTGGTTTGGTGACAGTAATTGTTCGTGGTGATGTTGCAGCGGTACAAGCTGCTGTGGCAGCAGGCAGTGAAGCGGCGGCAAGAGTGGGTACGGTGGTTTCCACCCATGTGATTCCACGTCCATCAGAAGAGCTTTGCGGTATTTTATGGACGCCAGGTTCCATTGCCAATCAATCCGCATCCAGTGTTTCAAGTAATGTGCTGACGCAGGAAACAGACCTTCAAGATGCAGAGGTTCAAAGAACAAAGGCTAAACAAGTAGTCATTGTTAATACCCCTGATATTGAAACTGCGCAAGTTGTTGAAAAACAATCTGAGCAGGTAAAGCCTGAGCCAGTAGAAAATTCTAATGTAATTTCAGAGACAACAGTAATGGATGCCGAGCAAGAGCAACCAGTGACTGATGAAACTTTGAGATTGCAGAAAACAATTAAGTTGCGGCAATTAGCCAGAAACTTCGAAGATTTTTCAATGAGCCGAAATGAAATTAAGTTCGCTAAGAAAAATCAGTTAATCGAAGCCATTTTGGCGCATTTAAGCAACGGTAATTCTAAATAG
- the eutL gene encoding ethanolamine utilization microcompartment protein EutL yields the protein MKGDRLGASVLSVKMIPNVDEAMAKQLKLPQGWRSIGLITSDCDDVTYCALDEATKHAEVKVVLGKSFYGGAANANTALAGEVIGILAGPNPDEIRSGLNRAIDCIENEFAFYSANDEDSICYYAQTVSRTGAFLADMAETEEGGALAYLIAPPLESMVGIDAALKAADVQLATLFEPPSETNFGGGLLTGSQSACKAACEAFADAVIAIADEPKLF from the coding sequence ATGAAAGGCGATCGTCTCGGTGCATCGGTACTTAGTGTAAAAATGATCCCAAATGTTGATGAAGCTATGGCCAAGCAGTTAAAACTGCCCCAGGGCTGGCGCTCAATCGGTTTGATTACTTCAGATTGCGATGATGTGACTTATTGCGCACTAGATGAAGCAACCAAGCATGCAGAAGTAAAAGTGGTGCTGGGTAAGTCATTCTACGGTGGCGCTGCCAATGCGAATACCGCATTAGCGGGTGAAGTTATCGGTATTTTAGCTGGGCCAAATCCAGATGAAATTCGAAGTGGATTAAATAGAGCAATTGACTGTATTGAAAATGAATTTGCGTTTTATAGCGCAAACGATGAAGACAGCATTTGTTATTACGCACAGACCGTATCTCGCACCGGCGCTTTTTTAGCGGACATGGCGGAAACCGAAGAAGGTGGCGCGCTAGCTTATTTAATTGCCCCTCCATTGGAATCTATGGTCGGTATTGATGCTGCATTAAAAGCGGCTGATGTTCAGTTGGCGACTTTATTTGAACCGCCTTCAGAAACCAACTTCGGTGGTGGTTTGCTGACAGGTTCGCAGTCTGCTTGTAAAGCAGCTTGTGAAGCATTTGCTGATGCCGTTATCGCGATCGCTGACGAACCAAAACTTTTTTAA
- the eutC gene encoding ethanolamine ammonia-lyase subunit EutC — MISEQELKSLIGKVLSEINPDELKPELLQSQIEAATASVVKSTNESATIIDDVADDQLVDITEIDTSEYMAIDNPENREEYMKLKAKTPARLGIGHAGPRYKTLTMLRFRADHAVAIDAVFNDVPDEFIERNQLVSLQTRVDDKDMYVTRPDLGRILNDASIEKLKAEMSRDARFNEAQVQIVVCDGLSSTAITANLENILPALKQGLEGYGLKVGKPIFVKYGRVGAMDHVTEVTNADVTVCLVGERPGLATGESMGAYLTWRGTRGMPEANRTVVSNIHKRGTPSAEAGAHVANIVRKIADQKMSGVELKL, encoded by the coding sequence ATGATTTCAGAACAAGAACTGAAAAGTCTGATCGGCAAAGTGCTTTCGGAAATTAACCCGGATGAACTCAAGCCAGAACTGCTTCAGTCCCAAATAGAAGCTGCTACTGCAAGTGTCGTTAAAAGCACTAATGAAAGTGCAACGATAATTGATGATGTAGCAGATGATCAATTAGTCGATATTACCGAGATAGATACTTCGGAATATATGGCGATTGATAATCCAGAAAACCGTGAAGAATACATGAAGCTGAAGGCTAAAACGCCTGCTCGCTTGGGTATTGGCCACGCAGGGCCACGTTATAAAACACTGACTATGTTGCGTTTTCGCGCTGACCATGCGGTAGCAATTGATGCGGTTTTTAATGATGTACCTGACGAATTTATCGAAAGAAATCAGCTGGTTTCTTTGCAAACCCGAGTCGATGACAAAGACATGTATGTCACACGTCCAGACCTCGGAAGAATTCTTAACGATGCCAGTATTGAAAAGCTGAAAGCAGAAATGAGTCGCGATGCACGATTCAATGAAGCCCAGGTGCAAATTGTTGTGTGTGATGGTCTTTCTTCAACAGCGATTACTGCCAATCTGGAAAACATCCTGCCTGCATTAAAGCAGGGTCTGGAAGGTTACGGGTTAAAAGTCGGCAAGCCGATATTTGTTAAATACGGCCGTGTCGGTGCAATGGATCATGTTACCGAAGTTACTAATGCCGATGTCACTGTTTGTCTGGTAGGAGAGCGCCCTGGCTTGGCAACCGGTGAGTCTATGGGCGCTTATTTGACCTGGCGCGGAACGCGCGGAATGCCTGAAGCAAACCGTACCGTAGTTTCCAATATTCATAAGCGTGGAACACCGTCTGCAGAAGCAGGTGCCCATGTGGCGAATATTGTGAGAAAAATTGCTGACCAGAAAATGAGTGGCGTTGAGCTCAAGCTCTAG
- a CDS encoding ethanolamine ammonia-lyase subunit EutB — MQLKTRLFGKVYQFASIKEVLAKANEIRSGDILAGVAAESITEMVAAKEVLSRMTVADLRNNPVVPYEIDDVTRIIQDDINERIYAGMKNWSVSELREWILDFDTTGEMLLRASRGLTSEVIAAVCKLMTNADLIYSANKIEVLATCNTTIGKRGTLSARLQPNHTTDDVDGIRISTLEGLSYGIGDAVIGLNPVDDSADSVYRCLHQFEEIKQRWEIPTQNCVLAHVTTQMEAVQRGAPADMIFQSIAGSQKGNEAFGFNLQNLSDAEQLMLSQGTCTGPNVMYFETGQGAELSSEAHFGADQQTMESRCYGLARHYNPFLVNTVVGFIGPEYLYDGKQVIRAGLEDHFCGKMHGLPMGVDVCYTNHMKTDQNDNESLAVLLTAAGCTYLMGIPAGDDIMLMYQTTGYHDVATMRELFGKRPIREFELWCEKMGFMENGRLTKKSGDASIFLK; from the coding sequence ATGCAACTCAAAACTAGATTGTTTGGCAAGGTATACCAATTTGCTAGCATCAAAGAGGTTCTCGCAAAGGCCAATGAGATTCGCTCTGGTGATATTCTTGCCGGTGTAGCAGCAGAATCCATTACCGAAATGGTGGCCGCTAAGGAAGTGCTCTCTCGCATGACCGTAGCAGATCTTCGAAACAACCCTGTAGTTCCTTACGAAATAGATGATGTAACCCGAATTATTCAGGATGACATCAACGAGAGAATCTATGCGGGGATGAAAAACTGGTCTGTTTCCGAACTTCGGGAGTGGATTCTTGATTTCGACACTACTGGCGAGATGTTATTACGTGCCAGTCGCGGCTTAACTTCAGAAGTGATTGCTGCCGTATGTAAATTAATGACTAATGCCGATTTAATTTACTCAGCAAACAAGATTGAAGTGTTGGCGACTTGTAATACTACGATTGGTAAACGCGGCACACTTTCAGCGCGTTTGCAGCCAAATCACACTACCGATGATGTTGATGGCATTCGCATCTCAACTCTGGAAGGTTTGAGTTACGGTATTGGTGATGCCGTTATTGGTTTGAATCCGGTTGATGATAGTGCTGATAGTGTTTATCGCTGCCTGCATCAATTTGAAGAAATCAAACAGCGCTGGGAGATCCCAACTCAGAATTGTGTATTAGCCCACGTGACTACCCAGATGGAAGCGGTACAGCGCGGTGCTCCAGCCGATATGATTTTCCAGTCGATTGCCGGTTCGCAAAAAGGTAATGAAGCTTTTGGCTTTAACCTTCAGAACTTGAGCGATGCTGAACAATTAATGCTAAGTCAAGGTACTTGTACTGGTCCGAATGTTATGTATTTCGAAACAGGACAAGGCGCGGAACTTTCTTCTGAAGCGCATTTTGGTGCTGACCAGCAAACCATGGAATCTCGCTGTTATGGCTTGGCTCGTCATTATAATCCTTTCCTAGTAAATACCGTTGTTGGTTTTATTGGACCGGAATATTTGTATGACGGCAAACAGGTTATTCGTGCCGGTTTGGAAGATCATTTCTGCGGCAAAATGCACGGCCTGCCAATGGGCGTGGACGTTTGCTACACCAACCATATGAAAACAGACCAGAACGATAACGAGTCGTTAGCGGTATTACTGACCGCTGCTGGGTGTACCTATTTAATGGGCATTCCTGCTGGCGATGACATTATGTTGATGTATCAGACTACTGGTTATCACGATGTTGCAACGATGCGCGAATTATTCGGCAAAAGACCTATTCGTGAGTTTGAGTTGTGGTGCGAAAAAATGGGCTTTATGGAAAACGGCCGCCTGACCAAAAAGTCCGGTGACGCTTCTATTTTCCTGAAGTAA